The Cicer arietinum cultivar CDC Frontier isolate Library 1 chromosome 1, Cicar.CDCFrontier_v2.0, whole genome shotgun sequence genome contains the following window.
ATATACATATGCACCTCATTTCCATACCAGGAGTCAACCTATTGCTATTTAACTTAAAGCTGTCTTACTAACAGAACAGGACTACCTCAGTTTTAATTTTTGGGTGTGGTCTACTTGGCCATATCTTTTCAGTACATGGCCTGTTCAGGTTTTTTTTAGTTCAGTGAGTTTTACTTTTATGTTACTTCTTCAGTAAAGGTCCTGTTAAGTAAATTCTGATAGATTCATAAATTTCTAGGTTCGCACATGCAGTCTGTCTTTATGCTGTTGACTTGTTTAATACAAGATTTTGATGTTCATACTGTCAGTACGTTCCTGACTGTCGGTAATTTACAGGGCAACCCAGGCGCCACTTACTGACCACTGGGTGGAGTGTCTTTGTCAGTTCCAAAAAATTAGTGGCTGGTGATGCATTTATATTCTTAAGGCAAGTTGTTCAGTAAAAGTATTATGCCTCCTTCAGGGGCAAGAAAAAGTACTTTGCATTTCTTCTGTAGTTTTTGTTTCTTAATGTTGTTGGCGGTTGTggttgttttattattacatttaattgtatttaataTTCTAGGGGTGAAAATGGAGAGCTCAGAGTCGGAGTCAGGAGGCTCATGAGACAGCAAAGCAATATGCCATCTTCTGTTATATCTAGCCACAGCATGCATCTTGGTGTTCTTGCCACTGCATCTCATGCCATTTCCACCGGAACGTTGTTTTCTGTGTTTTACAAGCCAAGGTCTTGTGTTTAACATTGACATTCTTGGGATTTTTTAGTTCATAATGTTGGTGTTGCTAACTTGCCTTAAATTTTTGGCATTGATTAGTACCTTTAACACATTTGTAACTGTTTACTTGTAATTGTACATATGCCTTACCGCTTTCTTGCATTATTTCTTGGTGAAATGGTTTGATTTGGATGGTATTTGGGTTTGCTTTGCTTTACGTAGTTGAAATTTTCTGCTGACTTATCAATATTTGTCTTAGAACAAGCCGGTCAGAGTTTATTGTGAGTGTTAACAAGTATCTTGAAGCTCGAAATCATAAACTTTCTGTTGGGATGCGATTCAAAATGAGGTTTGAAGGTGATGAAGTACCTGAGAGAAGGTGTGGGAGCTGTTTgattgaaaattaatattttgattttaattttagcaCACTGTTCAATATAATCAATGCTCCTCCCACGCTGAATACAGGTTCAGTGGTACAATTGTGGGTGTTGAAGATAATAAATCGCCTGTCTGGGCTGATTCTGAGTGGCGATCATTAAAGGTTAGTATTCATGGTTTTAGATGGGCATCCAGTGTTCACTTTAATAGTTTGTGATCAGTAACTTccaaatatattcattttagtcTTAGTAAGAGACTAAAAGCTACCAAAAAGTAGAGTTTATTCTTGCATCTCTTTAAATTGATCTAGAAAGGTCAATCTTTGTTTATGGAACAATCTAGTTAGTGATATTATAATGGTTGAAAATTCAGCAATGTACTTGTTAACTGGCCTACATGAGAAagatgtcaaaaaaaaaattatttagctGCCAGAAAATGACTGAAAATATGTAAGTACAAAATGCAGCATGCTGACACCTCTAGTTAGTAGGATTTGAAATTTACACAGCAGCTTTTGGTTCGTTAATCTTATATATGTAAGGTATCTCAGGTTCAATGGGATGAACCGTCATCAATTTTGCGTCCAGATAGAGTTTCTCCATGGGAATTGGAGCCACTTGTGTCTACCCCTCCTGCAAACTCCCAGCCAACCCAAAGAAACAAGAGATCACGACCTCCTGTTTTACCTTCAACAATGCCTGATTCTTCTCCTCAAGGTGACTTGATGATTTGTAATTTTCTATATAATTCCATTATCCATGTGGCTTTTCTACGTAATTTCTATTTCTCTGTACATCAGGCATATGGAAATCTCCAGTTGAATCACCACCTTTCCCTTATCGTGACCTTCAACATGGACGAGACCTCTATCCATCACCAAGATTCAGCTCTACTGCAACTAGCTTTCTTGGTTTTGGTGGGAACGGCCCTGCTTCTAACAAGTCAATATATTGGTCTAGTAGAATGGAAAACTCTACAGAATCTTTTTCACCTGTAGCACTTAAAGAATCTGGAGAGAAGAGACAAGGCACTGGAAATGGCTGTAGGCTCTTCGGGATTCAGCTACTTGAGAATTCTAATGCAGAAGAAAGTCTGCAAACAGTTCCTTTGTCAGGAATGGTGGGTGATGATCGGTCTGTTCCGTCTTTGGATGCTGAGTCTGACCAACATTCTGAACCATCAAATGTTAATCGGTCTGATATTCCTTCAGTAAGTTGTGATGCTGACAAATCATGCCTACGGTCTCCTCAGGAGTCACAAAGCAGGCAAATAAGAAGCTGCACAAAGGTACATAACTGCTTTTCATGTTGGTGTTACACACTACACTTTCCCTATTTTCCTTTACAACCCAACCCTGCAACATTCTTGGCACAATATTCCTGTGCACTAATTTTAATGTAAGACAGCTATATTATGCATCTTCACTTTACAAAATTGTGGGCTTCTTTTTAGCTTGTGATATGCATTTTTAGAATGTATCTTCGTTATTGACAGCATTTATGACACATTCagtaaaaatataagataaaaatgGTTAGGAATTTCTTATATATTATTTCCCAATAGTGATACACAATGTAAGTTTCAATACTTGTTTTCTGTTTCACTTTGTTTTCACCATTTCCTGTACAAACATCTGCAAACCAGAAAAGAAGTTAAATACAGTtacatttttgtaattattagtGAAAGCGAacagaaaatgaaaacaaaaaacaatttttcaaataagccCTTCATTGGTTGGACTATTCTCCTAGGTAGACATAAAGGCTTGTAGTTGGTAACTGGGTTAAATGCTTTTGTtcataattcaaatttaatttttattcttcaCCTTGTTTTTCTTGGACTGGAAAGTGGTTTGGCCTCCTCTATTTTGCCAGAGGGCAGTATCTGCATTGTATAATGAGTCATTAATCACACAATGTTGGCATTAATAAGATTGTTTATGAATTAAGTTTAATATGGCTCCAGGTTCACATGCAAGGTATGGCTGTTGGAAGGGCTGTGGATTTAACACGTTTTGATGGATATGAGGATTTGCTCAGGAAATTTGAAGAGATGTTTGACATTGAGGGTGAGCTCTGTGGAGCAACGAAAAAATGGCAGGTTGTTTACACTGACAATGAAGATGATATGATGATGGTTGGGGATGATCCATGGCTGTAAGATTATTTGATACTAACATATATTCTCTTGGACACTTGTCTGTGGCATAACTTTTTGCAGTTTTATATACATGTGTATATTAAGTTCTGTCTGGCTATTTTACTGCAGTGAATTTTGTAGCgttgtgaggaaaattttcatcTATACAGCAGAGGAGGTGAAGAAGCTTTCACCCAAAATAGGCATTCTGATCAATGAAGAAGGTAAACCAAGCAAACAGGATTCAGAAGCAATTGTCAATCCTGAGGACCAGTCATCTATTGTGGGTCCTGGTTGCTAATACTCCTAGGTCTACAACACACTAGTTGttatatacaataaaaattgGCATGAAATTAGGAAGTAGAATGTGCGAGAGTGAACCTGGGAAACATTGCATAATGGTCTATAGGAGCATATCACTGGTTTATTCTACACCTATGCTGGAGCAGAGTGACAGCACCAACATAGAGGTCTGGTTGAATATAATGCTGTTTGATGATCTACCTTGAAAGAAGGCTTCGGGTGTTGTGGTTTTTCTGATTTTTGCCAAGAGTCTCACAGCCCTTTGCTTGTTCGGTTTTGAGTGGGCTGCGAGCGTGAAGAAACAAAACGTCTTTGGTCAAGTATCGTACTATGTATGAATTTGATTTTTGGTTCTTTTGTAATTCCCTTGATGTGATGCATCTCATTTATGTATATAACTTCATATAATCTTTGAGTACTATTTAATGTATGTATATCAAGCCAGTTTTTTCCTAGCAGCTGTTGTGCGCTATCTGGCCTGAAGTTTTcttttacattaataatttaatttcagtccctataaaaaatttatttaattatattcctTAAAATAGTTTGTTTTTAGTCTCTCGTTACAAATTAAAAGCAGGTCGTAAACATAAAaagatagattttttttttttaagattatcttaaatatatatttactttaagatcaattaataatttattttattttattttcaaaaggggatgaatcaaagtatttacaattataaaaagtaaatttattgtgtaaaataaaagaaacttCTAAAATCAAAACTCATGATATTTTATcgtcaaaaaataaatcataactgGTCATAATACTTGTGGAAAATTATTCCAACAAGTCTAACACgataacaatatatttgacttcattGAGTATGAAATaagatttatgttttttaagacaatataaaataagatttgattcaaatttatagttGAAGAAGTTttttgaccaaattgaaaagaaaatatggtcaagatttgaaaaagaattgatcaagatttatctataaaaagatatgaattaattacaagaaaatttgatcaaaatttatcgCAAGAAAATATGAACTATTTACAAGGCGTTTtgatctacaagaagatatgatcaagaattgtttacaaaaagaaatactcacaagaagatacatttattatttgcaaatatataatttagatCTTGATATAGTACAAAATATTGAATTGGACGTAGTCATATTTTtacttgtgaaagttcaagaaccgaTTCAACACTATGTTCCTCTCCAAAATCAAAGCATGTAATAGGAAGGAAGATTCATCTGAAGAATTTGCAAaatcaatcttaacaaaatagcGTAAttaatcttaacaaaatatgaacaatatcaatataaataatttacaaactcaatataaacaaaattcgAACAAAAACAATCTGAAAATTTTataactcaatctgaacaaaatataaaagaattgtCCATATTAAAttcagaaataaaaaaataattaaagaacatattaacaaaaactattgtattttgttaggaataaagataaataatttttttgttggaaCAAATCGAACTTTacgaaatattaataatagaatCAATGATATTATATGCTAGAAACCACTTTTAGACAGCTTTAAAATTAGGAAAAGTTTTTAGGGCAGTTCTTTTTGCTCACCCACATATAGTACTTGAGGTAAAAGCTCTAGGTTTTTAAAGTGAGAATATTTTTGCTTGATGAAATGGATATACAACGGTCAAATATTGGAAAAAGCAAATAAGGAAGGTACTACTAATCACTAGCACTGCCACTAAGCACGCTCCTCTCCTATAAAATAAACGGTGTAATTGCGTATTATTTGACTGACATGACATTCACGCTCatctattatttgatttgaaacttaatgaaaaatttaatcaaaGGTGTGAAGAAACTCAAGCTGTGGTccaaaaagaaaaggaagaaaaaagatGAGCAAGAGAAGTACGAGCATACTCCTCCTCCACCTCTAACCTGTCACCACCACTGCTGCTGCTCTTGCTCCACTACCACCCATCCATCAGCTCCACCCTTACCTCCATTTTCGTGGCTTGAAGCTgaacaacacaacaacaactaTAACTATGGGACATTCTTGCCACCCCAAATGGCTTATTCAAGTCAAACCCAAGATCTAGTTTCCGTTTCAGAACCTGTTTATGGCATTCCAGTTCAGACAACTATTACAGAGAGATCAACAGGTCAATTTGGATGTGTTGTTAgtttttatcattatttgttTCGCTGCTTATGTCCATGTTTTCACATTCGACACTAGCTTATGCAAGTTTTAATTGCTTTCATCCTCCTCTATCTCCCCTTTCCCCATTTCTTGTTTTCATTGTTTCACCCATCCTCCTCTCTTTGCTTTATACAGtttgtaacaatttttttttttatatgcttGTCAACAAACAAATGCAAGTGGGTTGGTTTCATTCCACTcattattgtattaattgttttataaagCTTGATTCTAAACTTTGTCCGcttaattttactaaatttgGGATTGTCATGAGCGTGGTGTCACAGTCTAGCTCCAAGTGAATTGTTTCtgaattttacaaattaattcaaattgtaaaataataattaaaattatctttatgtaaatttttataattaaaaattatgatatcacattttaattaaatagttgACGTCATTACCTTTATTTTATATCAATGTCATTATAATGTGGATTagttttcttataaaatttaaattttttacagaTTAATATGTATATACACAAATACAATTATTTACTGATTTATCTTtgagataataaaattttattgacaaattCATTCATTGGAAAATAACTTTACGATCAATGCTAATAAGTCATATTTTCAATTACAATATCACATCAAAAGTTTACGAAAGAActattttgattaataatttataatttcaatgatatatttgttaattCACAAAATTCAGAGAACTAATTTGATCGAAATTTCATTGACCAATTTGCATGTTTACTCATAAAATGCTCAATTGTTAGAATTTTGTTGAGTGTGAGAATCAAATCTTGATTTCTTTATTAATTCAATCACATAATGCTCAATTGTTAGAATTTTGTTGAGTGTGAGAATCAAACCGTGACTTCTTTGTTAATTCAACCGCTAACTTCTTCACCTCGACATCCAAATCAAGTATATCCCCTTCTTATTTCATGAATAGAGAGTTAGCAAGTTAGCAAATAATATTACTACTTCATCACAATAGCTTATCATAAAAATGATATGGAGTTAAAATGCTAATGTGGCCTCGTTAGCATTTCAGAAGTGCCACTTCATGAAAATTTAGAGGGATCgacaaaatctaaaaataagtGAATTAAGGAAAACTTTCAAGGGTTATATACAACTCATTGGTTGAAATAAATTTCCAAATTCACAAGATTGTGAAGAAAAACACCAAATGTTCACCTATTTTTGCGGAAGCAACAAacttttttgagaaatattgaattttgaTAAACTCTAAATTGATTTGGAGAAAAAGTAGTGAAGTGGAGAAAACTTTCAAAGAGAATGGACTAACTTGTCTTAAATATTACTTACatattaaaacataattatagATTATTAGTAATGATATGGAGTTAAAATGCTAATGTGGCCTCGTTAGCATTTCAGAAGTGCCACTTCATGAAAATTTAGAGGGATCGACAAAAtctaaaaatttgtaaaatagaAGGAgcaaaaactcaatttttaaaataaggggactagagttaaatttaagtaaaataaaaagatcaaaagcgcatttaaaccaaaataaatttagttACTTCATACCTAGTGACATTTTAAGGATAAGACCTAATGCGTACTCAAAAAGTAGGATAAAATTAGgggtattaaaaaaaacaaaaaattgaaccaaactgTAGAATTGAACTGAATCGAACTATTTTTGAActgaattgatttataaaaattgagaatcaaactgttttcaaacttattttttaaaactagagtCGAACCAAACCGATTTTCAGGTCGAAAAATTGAACTAAACCAGTTTTCAATTCGAAAAAATTGAACTGGACCAATTTTTAGTTCGAAAAAATTAAACTGGACCAATTTTTAGTTCGAAAAAACTAAAATCGAAATTTGTTATAGAAGTAATAAAAGGTAATTGTGTAAAATTTGACCTATATGAACACACAAAAATGTAAAAACTAGTTCGGTTCGATTCAGAGTAATAAACTGATTCATCAATTTATAAAAcagtttggtttgattttttgaactaaaaaatcaattcgatttaattttttcaaactaaaaattaattcgATTCAGTTTTTTTTAAACAGTTCTAATTCATAACCAAACTTTGTCCGCCATGAATAAAATGATACATAATTTTCAAAGTAAAGaagattgatattttttttaaaatattagcaagttttatctaatattatgtttttttcaATCTTTACGTACTATATACAAAGAGGCGATATAAAAATTTAggataactttaaaaataaattagtatttatttaaattattttatttatatttttatcattatttatttaatcaaaataattaaatttaattataatttttcaaattcgAATTAAATTTCATCTAATTcctaattgaaattttaaagcaaATTTAAACATTTTGACTCTGTTTTGTTGAAAAATAACATAAGCGGATAAGTTAGTTGAGacaatgataaaattaattgattgaattttaaattttaaataaaatcaatagttgaattaattgataaatataaacaaatattttaattaatatttatttttttaaaattaaaacaattatattataaacgaaaaaatatataaaacattgtAAACTATAAGTTAACAcggtatttaaaataaaataaaaaattataaacttgtGAACGAATGACCAtcattaaaaatctcaattttaatcATGCTTATAGGCCCCTGCTATAAACCAGTGTACTGAGCTTAtcaaaaacacacacacacacacacacacagttccatctaaataaatcaaatcaaaactaatcataatttgatttgaattaaaaatttagtaaataaaaagactatattataaaattttgccCGTATTCAGTAAATAAGTTGTTTTTCTAACATAATCTTAACACCACCATTCAccctaaatttattttataaaataaaaattataaaattgtgtCAAACTTAAGGTTATCCGTGACAAGTTGGATTACAGGGTCGGGAGTCGGACCCATACAACCCATGGTGGactattttttacttttttttgacGTTGTACATGTCtaatgttatttaattaataaatttgattattgtaTGTATGCTcttattaattcattttgtaatagttttattatacgtttgaaaattaaatattgcatttaatatatagatttatttattttgtatagatTCAACTTTAACTTCTCATcatcttaaaaataattgaaataaaaaaataattttataaaaaataggcAGGTTTAGACGTAGTTAAAATTGCGCAGATGAAAGGGGgaaaaaattaggatttaaatttgtaaaatatgaaGTTAAGAGTTGGGAGGAGAAAAATACGGGCagagaaagaaaggaaaaagaaagaagagagaCGCCGTCATAGGAGTGACACGTAGGTATAAAGCCGAAGCAAGTGGTTTGTCGACGAAGCGGAAGGTTCGGACGACACAGCTGGAGACAGGCTGTCACCAACAAAGTCCCACTCAcctctttctctttcttctctttcttctttcccttcttctctttgttcttctctctctttctctctttctctctctctctctctctctcacccAATCTCTCAAATCAATTAGGGTTTCCTCGTCCCTCCCATCCCCATACCGCTTCATCACTGGATCAACATTTTCTGCACCGTAAGCTTTCTCTCTTCATCTTTTATGCGTTATGTTTCCTCTTTTTCTCATCACGTTCACTCATCAGATTTCCCCTGCGTCATTTTGTCGTCTATTATTTAGATTTGAACTCCGACTAAACGTTAATTAACCCTATATTCTCCTTTCCAGAAACTGCAGGAACGAAAACAAACCGGACTTTAGATTTTTTGTTCACTGTCTTTATGTTCAATGTGCgttaattcatccatatatgTTTTCTGCACACCCTATATCTGTTAATTTTGTTTGCTAGCTAGTCTTCATTTATTGCCGTCGCTTCCAAATCTATGTTATCATGTTCAACTTGCACAACATCACCTATTCAATTCTATTCAATTCAATTCCTCTGCCTTTGATTGGTTATcagaaattatttaatttttttttggttgtaTGTAATTGAAGTGAGCCTCTATACTGTTTTTGAAGTTGACGTTTCTTTTGCCGACTACCAATCTGATTATAATAATTCTTCACTGTTCTTCCatattttcttcctttcttatCACTCTACTCCTTAACTCCCTTATCCCCAACTACCCACCCAACCTTATATCTCCTACAATTTGAATGTCTCTGATGAAACGATATATACTGGCCgtggaaaatatatttatacacaACTGGTTGCATGACATGAAATTTCAATATTACTTAATTTTAATGATTGAATGATTATTTAATCTCTTGTTTTCACCCACGATCCATTTAAATCTAATGCTCTAGTCTCATGTTGATGATACTGTTCGCTTTTATAAATTAGTTtcctttttaatttgatttctgCATCACCATTGTGTTGGCATGTGTATAGTCATTCATTaacattttatgtttttatgattCACAAGTCTATCCCTTGGGTTTCGTTAGAATACCTTTAAAGCATTAATCTAAGACTAGAGActaaacaaaattttgtttcagatttttatgtttctgtttttttttgttgttgattgtAGATGCTTGAATTGGGAAATAAATCTTAGAGCATCCTGGTTAATATGCGATGTTATGAAGTAATCTACCCTTGGTGAGCATTGGGAAGTTAATCAGCCATACTTTAGTTCTGGAAAGAAGACTCAAGCCCCGGAGAATTTGTGGTATCCATGCTGTCAGAGAGCATGCGTGGAATCTGTACTTCGGGTAATGCCCCTGTCGAGATTTGCTGCCGAAGCATTCGGTGTGGTGACAATTTGTCTAGTAGCTATCTTGACTCTTCTTGGATTGGTATGTGTTGCTTACTCGTTCTACTTCCGCTCTCGTATTCGTAATCAAGGTTTTGTTCAACTCAATTATTTTAGCGGTCCTTGGATAATTAGAATTGCattcattttatttgtaatcTGGTGGGGTCTAGGTGAGATAATTCGGTTAACTTTGTTAAGACGTGCCCTTCACTTAAAATGGAAGGAAACTGTTTGCAAGTGTTACATTGTATCAAACATGGGATTTGCAGAACCGTGCCTCTTCCTCACACTTGTGTTTCTCCTTCGTGCACCCTTACAAAGATTGGAAACTGGAATTATGAGCAGAAAATGGAATGTGAGAACATCTGGATATATTATTCTTTACTGCCTTCCCATGTTTGTGCTTcagatttttgttattttggttGGACCTCAGTTAGACAAGAGTAAGAGTTCTGGTAAAAAGCTGCCTCATTATTTTACAAGTACAGCCGGCGCCTCATCAATGCCAGGGGAGAATGATGTCGCCCTTTGTACTTACCCTTTACTTAGTACTCTTCTCCTTGGCCTTTTTGCCATTATCCTGACTTCCTACCTTTTCTGGCTTGGTAGTCGGATTTTGAAATTAGTTATCAACAAGGGTTTGCAGAAAAGGGTTTACACATTGTTGTTCTCCGTTTTGTGTTGCCTTCCATTAAGGGTTGTTTTTCTTGGTTTATCTGTTTTATCTGGACCTGAGCATTTTATGTTTGAAGCCTTTGTTTTCTTGGCTTTTCTTGCACTTGTATGTTGTTCTGGGTTGTGCATGTGCACACTTGTGTACCGTCCAGTTGCAGATTGTCTAGCGCTGGGAAATCTACAAGACTTGGAAGCTAGGACTAGAAGGTTTAATGATGATCGTAATGATTCTGTGTCCCTTATTGCTAACCAGAGTCATATGGAAGATAATGTTGGGGAAAATGTTAGGCCTAGTCCTGGTAGGTGTTCTGATGAATCAACAAAGCGTGGATCAATTTCATTTCGAACATTGGAAAAGAGTGTTGCTTCAACTGGAACATTTGTGGAACTAAGCCTTTTCTCTCCCAGCCACAGTGCAACCCCTCCAGGATCGCCACCTCTTCCAGGTTGGCCTATGCGATCCCCAACCCATGTTATTGGACCTTAGTGGCAGAGCTAGTAGCTGAATATGTTGGGTGAATGTCAATTTTTGGAAAAGGAAAACTGATTGTAAAGGGTTTAGCTTCAATAAGGCTTTTTTCTTTTGGGTTCTGTTTGCTAATTCTAGGTATAATGTTTTTGCCCTAGAATTTATTGAGTAGCTCtttgttgtctttttttttgCTGCGCTATCTCGATAACATTTTTCTACTGGATTTTACTTTTGTACTTTAAATGTTGGAATACGTTTACTGGTCATATGTTCTCCTTGGTAATTGTTGGTTGGCTCTTTCTGGTATAATTACTAGGGTACTACTTATCCTTACTCTGACTAAACACAATTTAGCAACTGGCCGGGGTTATGTGTCAGATTAGTTTGCTCCACTGTCTTGTCTAAATTTTGCATAGAGATTAAAACTGATAGTACTAGAAATGCATGCACAGAAAACATTGAATAAAACTGTAGATCAATGCACTTGGTTTTCTCCTATATTAAATAAAACTGATCATTGCTCAGAGTGGACCCggtaaaatactaattttacaTAAAACATTGAAATGGAGTGAATTAATACTGATATAAAAACTTCTTTATTCTCCTAGTCATAAAATTCAACTgactaattaatatttgttaggCAGCCTTAAGAACTTGTTTTGACAGAgctaaaatgaatttattgatgAAAGCTTTTCATTCGCACCAGTAGTGGTAAAGAGTAGCAATGTTGTATGCATTGCATTATCCACCATACACCCATTTATTGGACAAAAAAAGTTGAAGAATTGAAAACAAGAAGGGAACTGGGAAAATTAGTCCAATGACCTCTACATAGTGCAgaattttcaaaagaaacttGCACGGAGTTGTATCATGAGCAAGCACAACCAATTCAACTCTAGCCTCTGCCTTCTCGTTAAACTGAAGCCATTGTTGAGCATGTCAACTTCTCCCTATAATCCATCCAAAGCCAAACCACCTTATTAAGAAAGAAACACCACATGACCTGGCCGATGAATAATCAAAGGATAAACAGAATACTATCAAGGATCAATAACTTGTTGCATTGACCAAAATCTTCCCTCACCAATTAACATACACTAAACTGCGCGGgtgaaaacaaaacaaataacacTACCCAAATCCATCTCTGCCATCAATCATTATTCCGAACCACATGAACAAGcagagaataaaaataaaaataccagaATAACACACCATGGCTTGAAAGCAAGGTTGTCAAAATCGAAAGTTTACTGGTAAATTTGTGAATTTAGATTTGAAAAGAAACCAAATATGAAAACTGagatgaaaaacaaataaaatactttgttaaaaattttgtatgaatttttccaagtttatttgaatttatctgAGTTTATcaagttaattataaaataaaataaaaattgtaaaaaagtGAGTTTATCCTCAAGTTCACGGTGTTCATTGAAAATTTAAGTGGATAAATTCGTCCGAGTTTACCAAAAAAATCAActcaaaattgatatttaaatcCGTCGATTTCCTATTTATTATGTGTTTTTCTTGTCATTTTCCTATGCATCGACTTGGTGTGTTCTGGAAATGAGCTGATGCAAACACAATAATCATGCCGCCAAATCTATTTCCTTAActttacattaaaatattaataaaaaaaat
Protein-coding sequences here:
- the ARF1 gene encoding auxin response factor 1 encodes the protein MASHHISATSRAGATNDAIYKELWHACAGPLVTLPREGERVYYFPQGHMEQLEASMNQALEQQMPSFNLPSKILCKVVNIHLQAEPETDEVYAQITLLPETDQSEVTSPDDPLPEPPRCTVHSFCKTLTASDTSTHGGFSVLRRHADDCLPPLDMTQQPPWQELIATDLHGHEWHFRHIFRGQPRRHLLTTGWSVFVSSKKLVAGDAFIFLRGENGELRVGVRRLMRQQSNMPSSVISSHSMHLGVLATASHAISTGTLFSVFYKPRTSRSEFIVSVNKYLEARNHKLSVGMRFKMRFEGDEVPERRFSGTIVGVEDNKSPVWADSEWRSLKVQWDEPSSILRPDRVSPWELEPLVSTPPANSQPTQRNKRSRPPVLPSTMPDSSPQGIWKSPVESPPFPYRDLQHGRDLYPSPRFSSTATSFLGFGGNGPASNKSIYWSSRMENSTESFSPVALKESGEKRQGTGNGCRLFGIQLLENSNAEESLQTVPLSGMVGDDRSVPSLDAESDQHSEPSNVNRSDIPSVSCDADKSCLRSPQESQSRQIRSCTKVHMQGMAVGRAVDLTRFDGYEDLLRKFEEMFDIEGELCGATKKWQVVYTDNEDDMMMVGDDPWLEFCSVVRKIFIYTAEEVKKLSPKIGILINEEGKPSKQDSEAIVNPEDQSSIVGPGC
- the LOC101493009 gene encoding uncharacterized protein, producing MPLSRFAAEAFGVVTICLVAILTLLGLVCVAYSFYFRSRIRNQGFVQLNYFSGPWIIRIAFILFVIWWGLGEIIRLTLLRRALHLKWKETVCKCYIVSNMGFAEPCLFLTLVFLLRAPLQRLETGIMSRKWNVRTSGYIILYCLPMFVLQIFVILVGPQLDKSKSSGKKLPHYFTSTAGASSMPGENDVALCTYPLLSTLLLGLFAIILTSYLFWLGSRILKLVINKGLQKRVYTLLFSVLCCLPLRVVFLGLSVLSGPEHFMFEAFVFLAFLALVCCSGLCMCTLVYRPVADCLALGNLQDLEARTRRFNDDRNDSVSLIANQSHMEDNVGENVRPSPGRCSDESTKRGSISFRTLEKSVASTGTFVELSLFSPSHSATPPGSPPLPGWPMRSPTHVIGP